In one Mycobacterium sp. NBC_00419 genomic region, the following are encoded:
- the pbpA gene encoding D,D-transpeptidase PbpA codes for MNTSLRRISIMIMALIVLLLVNATVTQVFRADGLRADPRNQRVLLDEYSRQRGQITAGGQLLAYSVSTSGHYRFLRVYPNPFAYAPVTGFYSLRYSSSGLERAEDTILNGSDQRLFGRRLADFFTGRDPRGGNVDTTIIPRVQQAAWEAMEQGCNGPCKGSVVALEPSTGKILAMVSAPSYDPNLLATHDTEEQGKAWQQLRDDPGSPLTNRAIAETFPPGSTFKVITTAAALQAGVSDTDQLTAAPQIQLPNSTATLENYGGTPCGDGPTASLRDAFARSCNTAFVELGIRVGAEALRSTAQAFGLDSAPAPIPLEVAESTTGPIVDAAALGMSSMGQKDVAVTPLQNAEVAATIANSGVLMQPYLVDSLKGPDLSNIATTAPQEQRRAVSPQVAAKLTDLMIGAEQLTQQKGAIPGVQIASKTGTAEHGTDPRNTPPHAWYIAFAPAQNPKVAIAVLIENGGDRLSATGGSLAAPIGRATIAAALQGAS; via the coding sequence ATGAACACCTCACTGCGACGTATCTCGATCATGATCATGGCGTTGATCGTGCTGCTGCTGGTCAACGCGACGGTCACCCAGGTGTTCCGCGCTGACGGCCTGCGGGCCGATCCGCGCAACCAGCGGGTGCTGCTCGACGAGTACTCCCGGCAGCGCGGGCAGATCACCGCGGGCGGCCAGCTGCTGGCCTACTCGGTGTCCACCAGCGGCCATTACCGGTTCCTGCGGGTGTACCCGAATCCCTTTGCGTACGCACCGGTTACGGGCTTCTACTCGCTGCGCTACTCCAGCAGCGGCCTGGAGCGTGCCGAGGACACCATTCTCAACGGCTCCGACCAGCGCCTGTTCGGCCGCAGGCTGGCCGACTTCTTCACCGGCCGCGATCCGCGCGGCGGCAACGTCGACACGACGATCATCCCGCGGGTGCAGCAGGCCGCGTGGGAAGCGATGGAGCAGGGCTGCAACGGGCCGTGCAAGGGCTCGGTGGTGGCGCTGGAGCCGTCCACCGGCAAGATCCTGGCGATGGTGTCCGCGCCGTCCTACGACCCCAATCTGCTGGCCACCCACGACACCGAGGAGCAGGGCAAGGCCTGGCAGCAGTTGCGCGACGACCCCGGCTCGCCGCTGACCAACCGGGCCATCGCCGAGACCTTCCCGCCCGGCTCCACGTTCAAGGTGATCACCACCGCCGCCGCGCTGCAGGCCGGCGTCAGCGATACCGACCAACTGACCGCCGCCCCCCAGATTCAGCTGCCCAACAGCACCGCGACCTTGGAGAACTACGGCGGCACCCCGTGCGGTGACGGCCCGACGGCCTCGCTGCGCGACGCATTCGCCCGATCCTGCAATACCGCCTTCGTCGAACTGGGTATCCGGGTGGGTGCCGAAGCACTGCGCAGCACCGCGCAAGCGTTCGGGCTGGATAGTGCACCGGCGCCGATCCCGTTGGAGGTCGCCGAGTCCACCACCGGCCCGATCGTCGACGCCGCGGCGCTGGGAATGTCGAGTATGGGTCAGAAGGACGTGGCTGTGACGCCGTTGCAGAACGCGGAGGTGGCGGCAACGATCGCCAACTCCGGGGTGCTGATGCAGCCCTACCTGGTCGACAGCCTCAAGGGGCCCGACCTGTCGAACATCGCCACCACCGCGCCGCAGGAGCAGCGGCGTGCGGTTTCTCCCCAGGTCGCCGCTAAGCTAACTGATTTGATGATCGGTGCCGAACAGCTCACCCAGCAAAAGGGAGCGATTCCGGGCGTCCAGATCGCCTCCAAGACCGGTACCGCCGAGCACGGCACCGACCCGAGGAACACCCCACCACATGCTTGGTACATCGCGTTCGCCCCGGCACAGAACCCGAAGGTCGCAATCGCGGTGCTGATCGAGAACGGCGGCGACCGCCTCTCCGCAACCGGTGGGTCGCTGGCCGCGCCGATCGGGCGGGCAACTATTGCGGCGGCATTGCAGGGGGCATCGTGA
- a CDS encoding FtsW/RodA/SpoVE family cell cycle protein, producing MSTQPQAPVTVAPVAPTRRNTELALLIFATLITAVALMIVEANQEQGMSWDLASSTLAFLTLFICAHLAIRRFAPYADPVLLPIVALLNGLGLVMIHRLDLVPGELAASAQGPSDSQQMLWTLVGVVGFSLALVFLKDHRILARYGYVCGLVGLVLLVIPALLPARFSETNGAKIWIRFPGFSIQPAEFSKILLLIFFASVLVAKRNLFTSAGKHVLGMDLPRPRDLAPLLVAWIASVGVMVFEKDLGTSLLLYASFLVMVYIATERFSWVAIGLTLFAAGSVVAYHLFGHVRVRVQTWLDPFADPEGAGYQMVQSQFSFATGGIFGTGLGNGQPGTVPAASTDFIIAAVGEELGLVGLAGVLLLYTILIVRGLRTAIAVRDSFGKLLAAGLASTLAIQLFIVVGGVTGLIPLTGLTTPWMSYGGSSLVANYLLLAILVKISHAARRPIMTNPHTPIAAASTEVIERV from the coding sequence ATGAGCACCCAACCGCAGGCCCCCGTGACGGTGGCGCCGGTGGCCCCGACCCGACGCAACACCGAGTTGGCGCTGCTGATCTTCGCGACGCTGATCACCGCGGTCGCGCTGATGATCGTGGAGGCCAACCAGGAGCAGGGGATGAGCTGGGATCTGGCCAGCTCCACCCTTGCCTTCCTGACTCTGTTCATCTGCGCGCACCTGGCGATCCGGCGCTTCGCGCCCTACGCCGACCCGGTGCTGCTACCGATCGTCGCGCTGCTCAACGGCCTTGGCCTGGTGATGATCCACCGGCTCGATCTGGTCCCCGGCGAGCTGGCGGCATCGGCCCAGGGCCCCAGCGACTCTCAGCAGATGTTGTGGACGCTGGTCGGTGTCGTCGGCTTCTCGTTGGCTCTCGTCTTCCTCAAGGACCACCGGATCCTGGCCCGCTACGGCTACGTCTGCGGCCTGGTCGGCCTGGTGTTGCTCGTCATTCCCGCGCTGCTGCCGGCCAGATTCTCCGAGACCAACGGCGCCAAGATCTGGATTCGCTTCCCGGGCTTCAGCATTCAGCCCGCGGAGTTCTCCAAGATTCTGCTGCTGATCTTCTTCGCCTCGGTCCTGGTGGCCAAGCGCAACCTGTTCACCAGCGCCGGCAAGCACGTCCTGGGCATGGACCTGCCTCGGCCGCGCGACCTCGCGCCGCTGCTCGTGGCGTGGATCGCCTCGGTCGGTGTGATGGTGTTCGAGAAGGACCTCGGCACCTCACTGCTGCTGTACGCGTCGTTTCTGGTGATGGTCTACATCGCCACCGAGCGGTTCAGCTGGGTTGCCATCGGCTTGACGTTGTTCGCCGCGGGCAGCGTGGTGGCCTACCACCTGTTCGGCCATGTTCGGGTGCGCGTGCAGACCTGGCTGGACCCGTTCGCCGACCCCGAGGGCGCCGGCTACCAGATGGTGCAGTCGCAGTTCAGCTTCGCCACCGGCGGCATCTTCGGCACCGGCCTGGGTAACGGCCAGCCCGGGACCGTGCCCGCCGCGTCGACGGACTTCATCATCGCCGCCGTCGGCGAGGAGCTCGGCCTGGTCGGCCTGGCCGGCGTGCTGCTGCTGTACACAATCCTGATCGTGCGCGGGCTGCGCACCGCGATCGCGGTGCGGGACAGCTTCGGCAAGCTGCTGGCCGCGGGGCTGGCCTCCACACTGGCCATCCAGCTGTTCATCGTCGTCGGCGGTGTCACCGGACTGATCCCGCTGACCGGCCTCACCACACCGTGGATGTCCTACGGCGGCTCATCGCTGGTGGCCAACTACCTGCTGCTGGCGATCCTGGTGAAGATCTCCCACGCCGCGCGGCGGCCGATCATGACCAACCCGCACACCCCGATCGCGGCGGCCAGCACCGAGGTGATCGAGCGAGTATGA